One stretch of Thermoplasmata archaeon DNA includes these proteins:
- the ahaC gene encoding ATP synthase A1 subunit C has protein sequence MAFEGVRGRSAPIQELEPLLERYRWIRERVPYETGNYPYVTARVRAKRSALLPEDVFGRLLQMEIPEIARFLGEREYKAEMLALGGRYSGVDLIEAATSRNLAKVYNEIYDFCEGDLRAIVGRYMDRYDLQNVKTIVRAKTYGASAEEVEEDLVPAGSFPLEFLERLVASEDLDVLFARLWGTIYAQALEGLAPRASEVANWSDWEDRVSRLYYEELLEAVPPSTEANRLMRVFIQREIDIINLKTLLRAWAAKASFTRPIFLAGGHEMDAEDLGEMIALDKPGLVGRLAEYSFYEEIAPEFEGSEVPAVGPLLRKVERIHLTEAGRYAHLHPLSILPILDFIVRKDREVQNIRLIARGKESGLSTDVIRELLVV, from the coding sequence TACGAGACGGGCAACTACCCGTACGTCACGGCGAGGGTCCGTGCGAAACGGTCCGCCCTGCTGCCCGAGGACGTCTTCGGACGACTCCTGCAGATGGAAATCCCGGAGATTGCGCGGTTCCTCGGGGAACGGGAGTACAAGGCGGAGATGCTCGCGCTCGGGGGCCGCTACTCCGGCGTGGACCTCATCGAGGCCGCGACCTCGCGGAACCTGGCGAAAGTGTACAACGAGATATACGATTTCTGCGAAGGTGACCTCCGGGCGATCGTCGGCCGATACATGGACCGATACGACCTCCAGAACGTCAAGACCATCGTCCGCGCGAAGACGTATGGGGCATCGGCCGAGGAGGTGGAGGAGGACCTCGTCCCCGCCGGTAGCTTCCCTCTCGAATTCTTAGAGCGGCTCGTGGCCTCGGAGGACCTGGATGTGCTCTTCGCGCGCCTGTGGGGGACGATTTATGCGCAAGCCCTGGAGGGCCTAGCCCCTCGCGCCTCCGAGGTCGCGAACTGGTCCGACTGGGAGGACCGCGTCTCCCGCCTGTACTACGAGGAATTGCTCGAGGCCGTGCCGCCATCGACGGAGGCGAATCGCCTCATGCGCGTGTTCATCCAGCGGGAGATCGACATCATCAACCTGAAGACGCTCCTGCGGGCATGGGCGGCCAAGGCCTCGTTCACCCGGCCGATCTTCCTTGCGGGTGGACATGAGATGGACGCCGAAGACCTCGGAGAGATGATCGCCCTCGACAAGCCCGGTCTCGTGGGCCGCCTGGCGGAGTACTCGTTCTACGAGGAAATCGCCCCCGAATTCGAGGGGTCCGAGGTCCCCGCGGTTGGCCCGCTCCTGCGGAAAGTCGAGCGGATTCACCTGACGGAAGCGGGACGGTATGCGCACCTGCACCCGCTCTCGATCCTGCCCATCCTCGACTTCATCGTACGGAAGGATCGAGAGGTCCAGAACATCCGGCTCATCGCGCGCGGCAAAGAGAGCGGGCTTTCCACCGACGTGATCCGCGAACTCCTGGTGGTGTGA